CTCGTCTTCCCCTCCCCTGGTCCTCTCGTCTTCTTGTTCTTCAAAGTCCTCCCTCCAGCCGCCCACGGGCGGCGCTGAGTTGTGCCTCGTACGCGGCAATCACCGTCCGTGCCGCTTCTTCGGGATCGTCGGTCACCAGCATGAGGTCGACGTCACCCGGGGAGATCTTCCGTTCCCCGAGCACCCGCGACTGGATCCAGCGAATGAGCCCGGCCCAGTAGTGCCGGCCGAAGAGGACGACGGGAAACTGGTAGATCTTCCCCGTCTGGATGAGCGTGAGCGCCTCGAACAGTTCGTCCAGCGTACCGAAGCCGCCCGGAAAGATCACGAAGGCGTTCGAGTACTTGATGAACATCGTCTTCCGCACGAAGAAATAGCGGAAGTTGATGAGCGTGTCGACATACGGATTG
The genomic region above belongs to Gemmatimonadetes bacterium SCN 70-22 and contains:
- a CDS encoding Rossman fold protein, TIGR00730 family produces the protein MRDPLPLTEDAKLLQKRFSRDDFTRTDPWRVMRIQGEFIEGFDTLASVEKGVTIFGSARTGPDDPQYVAAQETARLLAEAGFAILTGAGPGIMEASNKGAKLAGGRSIGCNIELPFEQGANPYVDTLINFRYFFVRKTMFIKYSNAFVIFPGGFGTLDELFEALTLIQTGKIYQFPVVLFGRHYWAGLIRWIQSRVLGERKISPGDVDLMLVTDDPEEAARTVIAAYEAQLSAARGRLEGGL